A single window of Vibrio gazogenes DNA harbors:
- a CDS encoding HEPN domain-containing protein → MKTSLDHLPESKQQELATISTILRDTLEDYLQGKTASKSEFRIVKIILFGSHAKGTWVNDPVNGYISDYDILVIVNKAALVEEDVVWQRAKEQIDRKVTSAPLGLIVHDLQEVNERLQQGHYFFKDICEEGIELFAATPKPLAEPGDLTEAEQREIARKHYEQWFTSANEFFMCFELMTANHHLKTAAFQLHQVTEKLFACTLLTCTNYLPKSHNIEKLGKLCAQIDAEFATIFPLDNKFHRRSFRRLQRAYIEARYSEHYEITEEELAYLETEVQRLKGLVERGCLKRIIN, encoded by the coding sequence ATGAAAACATCTCTCGACCATTTGCCTGAATCCAAACAGCAGGAGCTTGCTACCATATCGACTATTCTGCGCGATACGCTGGAAGACTATCTTCAGGGCAAAACAGCGAGTAAAAGCGAGTTTCGTATTGTGAAAATCATCCTGTTCGGCAGCCACGCCAAAGGCACTTGGGTCAACGATCCGGTCAATGGCTATATCAGTGACTACGATATTCTGGTGATTGTGAATAAAGCCGCACTGGTTGAAGAAGATGTCGTCTGGCAACGCGCCAAAGAGCAAATCGACCGTAAAGTCACTTCCGCACCGCTGGGATTGATTGTCCATGATTTGCAGGAAGTGAACGAACGGCTACAACAAGGGCATTATTTCTTCAAAGATATCTGCGAAGAAGGGATTGAACTGTTTGCCGCCACACCAAAACCGCTGGCAGAGCCGGGGGATTTAACCGAAGCAGAGCAACGGGAGATCGCTCGTAAGCATTATGAACAGTGGTTTACGAGTGCCAACGAATTCTTTATGTGTTTTGAACTCATGACTGCGAATCATCATCTGAAGACTGCGGCATTTCAGCTTCACCAAGTCACGGAAAAATTGTTTGCCTGTACCCTGCTCACCTGCACCAATTATTTACCCAAATCCCACAACATCGAAAAGCTGGGGAAACTATGCGCCCAAATCGATGCTGAATTTGCAACCATTTTCCCGCTCGACAACAAATTCCACCGCCGCAGCTTCCGCCGCCTGCAACGCGCCTATATCGAAGCCCGCTACTCGGAGCATTATGAGATCACCGAAGAAGAATTGGCATATCTGGAAACAGAAGTGCAGCGGTTGAAAGGATTGGTGGAACGGGGTTGTTTGAAAAGAATAATTAACTAA
- a CDS encoding RNA 2'-phosphotransferase, which produces MTSQNQLKQISKFLSFVLRHKPEAIDLTLDPHGWANIDELIDKASTSNEIEDIDRNLIQDVVDTNDKKRFIISEDGQHIRANQGHSIHVDLQLQPSVPPEFLYHGTATRFLDSILEEGLKPQQRQHVHLSADKETAVTVGQRYGKPVILKIKSQLMYEQGFEFYISENGVWLTSYVPSKFIIDKCLIEV; this is translated from the coding sequence ATGACTTCCCAAAATCAACTCAAGCAGATCAGTAAATTTTTAAGCTTTGTGCTACGCCACAAACCAGAAGCGATTGACCTAACGCTCGACCCACATGGATGGGCTAATATTGATGAGCTGATTGATAAAGCATCTACTTCAAATGAAATCGAAGATATTGACAGAAATTTAATTCAAGACGTTGTAGATACCAATGATAAAAAGCGTTTCATTATCTCTGAAGATGGTCAGCATATTCGAGCTAACCAAGGACATTCGATTCATGTCGATTTACAACTACAACCTTCTGTTCCACCAGAATTTTTATATCATGGTACTGCGACCCGATTTTTAGATAGTATTCTCGAAGAAGGATTAAAACCACAGCAACGCCAGCATGTCCATTTATCTGCAGATAAGGAAACAGCTGTCACTGTTGGCCAGCGATACGGTAAACCTGTTATTTTAAAAATAAAATCCCAACTCATGTATGAGCAAGGTTTTGAATTCTATATTTCTGAGAATGGTGTTTGGTTAACGAGTTATGTGCCTTCGAAGTTTATAATCGACAAATGTCTGATCGAAGTTTGA